One part of the Tunicatimonas pelagia genome encodes these proteins:
- a CDS encoding apiosidase-like domain-containing protein: MTQASQWAPYEVAFTSQIIYQNPLHEVEIFFAEFISPTGQRKKVCGFWDGDVNWCIRFMPDELGSWCYQTSCSDSTNAGLHQQTGTFLCVPNTSSLPIYRNGAITHQPGDYHLKHTDGLPFLWVGCTAWNGLLKSTDQEWDTYLMHRANHHYTVIQCVATQWRGGDMNNHLQVAFTGQKSIQINPVFFQHLDRKINKINEYGLVVALVLLWALPYGEGRELSPGFQLPQAEAILLAKYLVARYGAHHVVWLPGGDGLYTSIYEKRWKNIGRAVFSEKPPGLVALHPMGRSWVGDTYAEEDWVDIIGYQSGHSSSQPSVEYITKGPATRQWSQLPPRPIINMEPCYEEIFQRVTADDVRDAAYWSLLGTPIAGVTYGANGIWPWIRKGETILNHGELSRQSVSTWEESINLPGSQQISHLAEFIQQFEWWKLRPSTSLLLNQPGDQNHAHFVSVVCSEDYCTILLYVPHPDIPLKVHNPHQLAYEARWYDPLRGKYLDKTTLSPTDIIHIAPPTTEALALVLQPFGQN; this comes from the coding sequence ATGACACAAGCCAGCCAATGGGCTCCCTATGAGGTCGCATTTACTAGTCAGATTATCTATCAGAACCCACTGCACGAAGTAGAAATCTTTTTTGCAGAGTTCATCTCTCCTACCGGACAAAGAAAGAAGGTCTGCGGTTTCTGGGATGGTGATGTAAATTGGTGTATCCGCTTCATGCCTGATGAGTTGGGGAGTTGGTGTTACCAAACCAGTTGCTCTGATTCCACCAATGCCGGATTACATCAACAAACTGGCACCTTCCTTTGTGTACCCAACACTAGCTCGCTCCCTATTTACCGAAATGGAGCTATTACGCACCAACCGGGCGATTACCATCTCAAGCACACCGATGGTTTGCCTTTTCTGTGGGTTGGTTGTACTGCCTGGAATGGCCTACTAAAATCTACTGACCAAGAGTGGGATACTTACTTAATGCACCGTGCCAACCACCATTATACCGTCATTCAGTGCGTAGCTACTCAGTGGCGGGGTGGTGATATGAATAATCATCTTCAAGTGGCTTTTACCGGACAAAAATCTATTCAGATAAATCCCGTTTTCTTTCAACATCTCGATCGGAAGATTAATAAAATTAATGAGTACGGACTGGTAGTCGCACTAGTGCTACTGTGGGCATTACCCTACGGCGAAGGCCGAGAGCTAAGTCCGGGGTTTCAACTGCCTCAAGCGGAAGCTATACTGTTAGCCAAGTATTTGGTAGCCCGCTACGGGGCTCATCATGTAGTTTGGTTGCCGGGGGGCGATGGCTTATACACCAGTATTTACGAGAAGCGCTGGAAGAATATCGGGCGAGCCGTATTCTCAGAAAAACCTCCTGGCTTGGTAGCCTTACACCCGATGGGTCGCTCTTGGGTAGGCGATACCTACGCCGAAGAAGATTGGGTGGATATTATTGGCTACCAATCGGGGCACAGCAGTAGTCAACCGTCGGTAGAATACATTACCAAAGGGCCAGCCACCCGGCAATGGAGCCAACTTCCCCCTCGCCCTATTATCAATATGGAACCCTGCTACGAGGAAATATTCCAACGTGTGACGGCAGATGACGTACGCGATGCTGCTTACTGGAGTCTGTTGGGTACTCCGATAGCAGGAGTAACCTATGGTGCCAATGGTATCTGGCCCTGGATTCGGAAAGGAGAGACTATTCTAAACCACGGAGAACTAAGCCGTCAGTCGGTTTCTACTTGGGAAGAAAGTATCAACCTACCTGGTAGCCAGCAAATAAGCCATTTGGCAGAATTTATTCAGCAGTTTGAGTGGTGGAAACTCCGCCCCAGCACTTCGCTCCTACTGAATCAGCCAGGCGATCAAAACCACGCTCACTTTGTATCGGTAGTGTGTTCTGAAGACTACTGTACCATACTACTGTACGTTCCCCACCCGGATATTCCCCTGAAGGTACACAATCCTCACCAGTTAGCGTACGAAGCACGGTGGTACGATCCCCTACGCGGTAAGTATCTTGATAAAACTACACTAAGCCCAACCGATATAATCCACATTGCCCCACCTACTACCGAGGCATTAGCACTCGTTTTGCAGCCATTTGGGCAAAACTAG
- the bshC gene encoding bacillithiol biosynthesis cysteine-adding enzyme BshC: MILEKLSLAKTQQFDPIFLDYLAGKPELTSFYHRPPQLASFSEQIAEKQLSSEQRAILVEVLQQQYQSLNVPAAVSENIQRLADGKTFTVTTGHQLNIFTGPLYFIYKIVTVINACRALKEAHPDYTFVPVYWMASEDHDFEEISYFNLFGKTYTWETDQRGAVGRFHLNGLGDVLDKLPEKAPIFEEAYREQETLADAVRYYVNALFGEQGLVVLDADDAQLKSSFITVMKDDLLNHTAKQKVEETSAKLEELDYKTQVFPREINLFYLREASRERIVREEEKFQALNTDYTFSEEELLQELREHPERFSPNVILRPLYQEVILPNLAYVGGPSELSYWLQLKPVFDHYEVAFPILMPRNFALVINKTNAKKLHKVGVSVEDLFLDAQSLVKKFVEDNASASILLKEEKAALAQVFEKIKEKVRAVDGSLEGFIGSEANQSFKSLSNIEKRLKKAEEQNQATSVKQLEGLKEKLFPAGVLQERKENFLNFYLNNYNFIDELLAVFSPFDFQFHILSEGEDR, translated from the coding sequence ATGATACTAGAAAAACTATCCCTAGCCAAAACCCAACAGTTTGACCCTATTTTCCTAGACTACCTCGCCGGTAAACCTGAACTTACTTCTTTCTACCATCGTCCACCTCAATTGGCTAGCTTTTCCGAGCAAATTGCTGAAAAGCAGCTTTCTTCTGAGCAAAGGGCCATATTGGTAGAAGTTCTCCAGCAGCAGTACCAGTCGCTAAATGTTCCTGCCGCTGTTTCGGAAAATATTCAACGTCTGGCTGATGGTAAAACATTTACGGTAACCACCGGGCATCAACTCAATATTTTTACCGGCCCGCTTTATTTCATCTATAAAATCGTAACGGTTATTAATGCCTGTCGGGCGTTGAAGGAAGCGCATCCCGATTATACTTTTGTGCCTGTGTACTGGATGGCTTCGGAAGATCATGATTTTGAGGAAATCAGCTACTTTAATCTTTTCGGAAAAACGTATACCTGGGAAACCGATCAGCGGGGCGCAGTGGGTCGCTTTCATCTCAATGGCTTGGGTGACGTGCTGGATAAGCTACCGGAGAAAGCTCCTATTTTTGAGGAAGCCTACCGCGAGCAAGAAACCCTGGCCGATGCTGTGCGCTACTACGTAAATGCGTTGTTCGGAGAACAGGGGTTAGTAGTACTGGATGCTGACGATGCCCAGTTGAAATCGTCCTTTATCACTGTCATGAAGGATGATTTGCTGAATCATACCGCTAAACAAAAGGTGGAAGAAACTTCGGCTAAACTAGAGGAACTGGACTACAAGACTCAGGTCTTCCCGAGAGAGATTAATTTGTTTTACCTGCGCGAAGCAAGTCGGGAACGAATTGTTCGGGAAGAAGAAAAATTTCAGGCACTCAATACGGATTACACTTTTTCGGAAGAAGAGTTACTTCAGGAGTTAAGAGAGCACCCCGAACGCTTTAGTCCCAACGTAATTTTGCGCCCACTCTACCAGGAGGTAATTCTGCCCAACCTGGCCTACGTCGGTGGCCCTTCCGAGCTATCGTACTGGTTGCAGCTAAAGCCAGTCTTTGACCACTACGAAGTAGCTTTCCCTATTCTGATGCCACGAAACTTCGCGCTGGTTATTAACAAAACCAATGCAAAAAAACTGCACAAGGTAGGCGTTTCGGTGGAAGACCTATTTTTGGATGCCCAATCGTTGGTTAAGAAATTTGTAGAAGATAATGCCAGTGCTAGCATTTTATTAAAGGAGGAGAAAGCCGCTTTGGCTCAAGTTTTTGAGAAAATTAAAGAAAAAGTCCGCGCGGTAGATGGTAGTCTGGAAGGATTTATCGGTTCGGAAGCTAACCAGTCGTTTAAAAGTTTGAGCAATATTGAGAAAAGACTCAAGAAAGCAGAAGAGCAAAATCAAGCCACCTCAGTGAAGCAATTGGAAGGGTTAAAGGAAAAATTATTTCCCGCAGGAGTGCTACAAGAACGGAAAGAAAATTTTCTTAATTTTTATTTGAATAATTATAATTTTATTGACGAGCTATTGGCAGTGTTTAGTCCATTTGACTTTCAATTTCATATTTTAAGTGAAGGAGAAGACAGATGA
- a CDS encoding RNA polymerase sigma factor: MNTKKIQTGYEDQDIIEAINHSKNLDPVIRHLYHTNFDSVASYIRANSGNDEDAEDFFQEAIVVFINIVRKGNFRGDSSIKTFLYSIARNLWRNELKRQNRVLMRETNYYEQTEKEEQDIQESIGEHEVKDQLLHLLEKLGDNCKKILLLFYYENLPMKEIFQHMGYETEQVARNMKYRCMNKLKGLLNEHPEMKQSFRSLLANG, translated from the coding sequence ATGAATACTAAAAAAATACAAACGGGTTACGAAGACCAAGACATAATAGAAGCGATAAATCATAGCAAGAATTTGGATCCAGTTATTCGCCATTTGTACCATACTAATTTTGACAGTGTAGCCAGCTATATTCGCGCAAACAGTGGTAATGATGAAGATGCCGAGGATTTCTTTCAAGAGGCAATTGTGGTTTTTATCAATATTGTTCGTAAAGGAAATTTCAGAGGTGACAGTAGTATTAAAACATTTTTATACTCTATTGCCCGCAACCTATGGCGCAACGAGCTAAAACGGCAGAACCGGGTATTAATGCGCGAGACCAACTACTACGAACAAACTGAAAAAGAAGAGCAGGATATTCAGGAGAGTATTGGTGAACATGAAGTCAAAGACCAGTTACTCCACTTGTTGGAAAAGCTGGGCGATAATTGTAAGAAAATTCTTTTGCTGTTCTACTATGAGAACCTGCCCATGAAAGAGATATTTCAACACATGGGCTACGAAACGGAACAGGTGGCCCGTAACATGAAATATCGCTGTATGAACAAACTAAAGGGCTTGCTCAATGAGCATCCTGAAATGAAACAGAGCTTTAGAAGTTTATTAGCAAATGGATAA
- the rimO gene encoding 30S ribosomal protein S12 methylthiotransferase RimO, with product MKTKGRKKDKVNIVTLGCSKNLVDSEVMLTQLKGNQIDATHESEKDDANVVIVNTCGFIDNAKQESIDTILRYADAKQDGQIEKLYVTGCLSQRYKDDLEQEIPEVDAFFGTLELPLLLKKFKADYKHELVGERITTTARHYAYLKIAEGCDRPCSFCAIPLMRGKHVSQPIENLVKQAQALARNGTKELLLIAQDLTYYGLDIYRKRRLADLLRHLSDVEGIEWIRLHYAFPSGFPMDVLDVIAERSNVCNYLDMPLQHGSTRMLKLMRRGITREKTEQLLDQIRNKIPDITLRTTLIAGHPGETEEDFAQMLDFVEETQFDRLGIFAYSHEEGTHAFSMEDNIPEEVKQERVNQVMEVQESISWKKNQQKIGKTLPVLIDRKEGGYFIGRTEADSPEVDNEVLIPAQENYLRLGDFARVTITDASEFDLFGTVAQPTNFDRHTISNDTRKTIPSQNPTV from the coding sequence GTGAAGACGAAAGGACGAAAAAAAGATAAAGTAAATATCGTAACGCTAGGTTGTTCTAAGAACTTGGTGGACTCCGAAGTGATGCTCACCCAACTGAAGGGCAACCAAATTGACGCTACCCACGAATCGGAAAAAGATGATGCTAACGTAGTGATTGTCAACACCTGCGGTTTTATTGATAATGCCAAGCAAGAATCTATCGATACCATTTTACGCTACGCCGATGCTAAGCAAGATGGACAAATAGAAAAACTCTACGTCACCGGCTGCCTCTCGCAACGCTACAAAGATGATCTGGAACAAGAAATCCCCGAGGTAGATGCTTTCTTTGGTACCTTAGAATTGCCGTTGCTGCTCAAAAAATTTAAAGCTGACTACAAACACGAGCTAGTGGGTGAGCGAATCACCACCACTGCCCGTCACTACGCTTACCTCAAAATTGCCGAGGGCTGCGACCGCCCCTGCTCCTTTTGCGCCATTCCGCTCATGCGAGGCAAGCACGTCTCCCAACCCATTGAGAACCTAGTGAAGCAAGCGCAGGCCTTAGCGCGCAACGGCACGAAGGAACTACTACTTATCGCCCAGGATTTGACGTACTACGGTTTGGATATTTACCGAAAACGTCGGTTAGCCGACTTACTACGCCATTTGTCGGATGTAGAAGGAATCGAGTGGATTCGGCTGCACTACGCCTTTCCGTCCGGTTTTCCGATGGATGTATTGGACGTAATAGCCGAGCGGTCTAACGTCTGCAACTACCTGGACATGCCTCTTCAGCATGGCTCTACCCGAATGCTCAAGCTGATGCGGCGTGGTATTACCCGCGAAAAAACCGAGCAGCTACTGGATCAGATTAGAAACAAAATACCGGATATTACTTTACGAACCACACTCATTGCCGGACACCCGGGAGAAACGGAAGAGGATTTCGCCCAAATGCTAGATTTTGTGGAAGAAACTCAGTTTGATCGGCTGGGCATTTTCGCCTACTCGCACGAGGAAGGCACCCACGCGTTTAGTATGGAAGATAACATTCCTGAGGAAGTGAAGCAAGAACGAGTAAACCAAGTGATGGAAGTTCAAGAATCAATTTCCTGGAAAAAGAATCAGCAAAAAATTGGCAAAACACTGCCAGTACTGATCGACCGAAAGGAAGGTGGCTACTTTATTGGGCGTACCGAAGCAGATTCTCCTGAAGTGGATAACGAAGTACTTATTCCTGCCCAGGAAAATTATTTGCGTTTAGGCGACTTCGCGCGTGTAACCATTACCGATGCTTCTGAGTTCGACTTATTTGGAACTGTGGCGCAGCCCACCAACTTTGATCGACATACCATCTCTAATGATACTAGAAAAACTATCCCTAGCCAAAACCCAACAGTTTGA
- a CDS encoding 5-formyltetrahydrofolate cyclo-ligase — protein MMKAELRKAYKAKRNALTLQEYAQRNEQIFVHFQQRFPITQPITVHCYLSSEEKREASTSLIISYLLNQSQAQVIVPRSHANGTLTHHRFTRDTSLETNQWNIQEPLASEPTVIEKEIDWILVPLLAFSDSGYRVGYGGGYYDRFLPQCRSDAMKIGLSLEPPVGQITDIDQYDIPLDFVVTPTQVFSC, from the coding sequence ATGATGAAAGCTGAATTACGTAAAGCGTATAAAGCCAAAAGAAACGCCTTAACTCTCCAAGAATACGCTCAGCGCAACGAGCAAATCTTCGTGCATTTTCAGCAACGCTTTCCAATTACTCAACCAATCACCGTGCATTGCTATCTGTCTTCGGAAGAAAAACGAGAGGCTAGTACTAGTCTGATTATCAGCTATTTATTAAATCAATCGCAGGCACAAGTTATAGTTCCTCGCAGCCACGCTAACGGTACGCTTACCCATCATCGCTTCACTCGCGATACAAGTCTGGAAACTAATCAGTGGAATATTCAGGAGCCTTTGGCTTCGGAACCTACGGTTATCGAGAAGGAGATAGACTGGATACTGGTTCCGCTGCTAGCCTTCAGTGATTCAGGCTATCGGGTAGGTTACGGGGGAGGCTACTACGATCGCTTTCTACCGCAGTGCCGTTCCGACGCCATGAAGATTGGATTATCGCTAGAACCACCTGTTGGCCAAATTACTGATATTGACCAGTACGATATTCCGCTTGATTTTGTCGTCACCCCCACTCAAGTATTTTCCTGCTAA
- a CDS encoding DUF952 domain-containing protein gives MNSLIAICYLLQENDEQNRLWLTEEHFYVQVRGKLRRFDIERIQRVAIENRRWWFPVVAGGILAPLSLLAILLNLYNPWWLISLLVGSMLLWYWGATQHQVLAIHQHHHRQDIALTLVSQNLREFIKFTNRFLRQGLPTLYVKEDPKAWQEAQQTGYYAPDILQKQGFIPAYTEEQWKNQPSQGEDWLMVNSLRLTSSVRYEAEGKQLLPRIYGTIPVGAVHR, from the coding sequence TTGAATTCCCTCATTGCTATCTGCTACTTGCTTCAGGAAAATGATGAGCAGAACCGACTTTGGCTTACGGAAGAGCACTTTTACGTGCAAGTTAGAGGCAAACTTCGCCGGTTCGACATAGAACGCATTCAGCGAGTGGCGATTGAAAACCGTCGGTGGTGGTTTCCGGTAGTGGCGGGAGGCATTCTAGCTCCGTTGAGTTTACTAGCCATTCTGCTCAATTTGTATAATCCCTGGTGGTTAATTAGTCTGCTGGTAGGTTCTATGCTGCTGTGGTACTGGGGAGCTACCCAGCACCAGGTATTGGCCATTCATCAGCATCACCATCGGCAAGATATTGCCCTGACATTGGTTAGCCAAAACCTGCGAGAATTTATAAAGTTCACCAATCGTTTTCTGCGACAAGGGCTGCCAACGCTCTACGTAAAAGAAGACCCTAAAGCCTGGCAAGAAGCTCAACAGACAGGTTATTATGCCCCAGATATATTGCAAAAGCAGGGTTTTATTCCGGCCTATACCGAAGAGCAGTGGAAAAATCAACCTTCACAAGGAGAAGACTGGTTGATGGTGAATTCGCTCCGCTTAACATCATCTGTTCGTTACGAAGCTGAAGGGAAGCAGCTTCTCCCTCGCATTTACGGTACCATTCCAGTAGGAGCAGTGCATAGATAA
- a CDS encoding DUF6048 family protein: protein MLRFLFGSILVSLLGITLVQAQEEDSLSAVGKYEPLALRVGVSVNNLLRSAIRENDTQYSFQADAVFGRYMLAAEYGRAELSRSSVAENPFTYESEGSFFRVGPDVNLLVNQAKTSFRADGDIIFFGLRFARAQVTDKMTLQTRDDTIGPDENNNAFWPSQEITAENSNRGVIWLEMTAGMKVRLYRNIFLGYNLRFKFARNFLGNPSLIPYEIPGFGPGENEEAFRFDYYLIYQIPFKKKSRTSPKEQ from the coding sequence ATGCTCAGGTTTCTATTCGGTAGTATTTTAGTCAGCTTATTAGGCATTACACTGGTGCAGGCCCAGGAAGAGGACTCACTGAGTGCAGTAGGTAAGTACGAACCCTTAGCTCTGCGGGTAGGGGTTTCGGTGAATAATCTGTTGAGATCGGCCATTCGGGAGAACGATACGCAGTACAGTTTTCAGGCCGATGCCGTGTTTGGTCGCTATATGCTGGCGGCAGAATATGGGCGGGCGGAGCTTAGCCGAAGCAGCGTAGCCGAAAATCCGTTTACTTACGAAAGCGAGGGTTCATTTTTCCGAGTAGGGCCGGATGTGAATCTGCTAGTAAACCAAGCGAAGACTAGTTTTCGGGCCGACGGTGATATTATTTTCTTCGGATTGCGATTTGCCCGAGCGCAAGTTACCGATAAAATGACATTGCAAACCCGTGACGATACCATTGGTCCAGATGAAAATAATAATGCTTTTTGGCCTTCGCAGGAAATTACCGCAGAAAACAGCAATCGGGGAGTGATCTGGCTGGAGATGACGGCGGGAATGAAAGTGCGCCTCTACCGTAATATTTTTCTGGGATATAATTTACGCTTTAAGTTTGCTCGCAACTTTCTGGGTAATCCTTCGCTTATTCCTTACGAAATACCTGGTTTTGGTCCCGGTGAAAACGAAGAAGCTTTCCGTTTTGACTACTACCTGATTTACCAAATTCCCTTTAAAAAGAAATCCAGAACTTCTCCTAAGGAACAATGA
- a CDS encoding DUF6452 family protein — protein MKHNAFWYRKNHLGVLIALIFFGLAACQDESDCTTDSTNIVLLEFIKLVNAGSNNEADEIDSVIVIAEGTNAGIPFGATSQIGLPLNPLENSTTFYIFRQEEEGVFTSDTLVITYQREQTLISPECGPDQQFIGLGYDSDRTTFDSLRLRVSETSQSSASANFQIYTCRYEMSNVLQLRFNYPANEDTIVDTLVVSRVYSDVGKQEDLSVNDSIPENGSLTVSVPIDEERDQIQVFLEIDQDDVPVREVNVLYRRDTFQVPTCLAQNRYQVDSVWMTDTTRLFAPEITEELLNINNPTNAQVSIR, from the coding sequence ATGAAGCATAACGCATTTTGGTACAGAAAGAATCACTTGGGCGTGTTGATCGCGCTCATTTTTTTTGGTTTGGCCGCCTGTCAAGATGAATCTGACTGCACCACTGATTCTACTAATATAGTTCTACTGGAATTTATCAAACTCGTGAATGCAGGCAGCAATAATGAAGCTGATGAAATAGATAGTGTGATTGTCATTGCTGAAGGTACAAATGCCGGAATACCATTCGGAGCAACCAGCCAGATCGGATTACCTCTTAATCCATTAGAAAACTCTACTACCTTCTATATCTTCCGACAGGAAGAAGAGGGGGTATTTACTAGTGATACCTTAGTAATCACTTACCAGCGCGAACAAACGCTAATCTCCCCGGAGTGCGGTCCCGACCAACAATTTATTGGACTAGGCTACGATAGCGATCGAACCACTTTTGATTCGCTGAGGTTGCGAGTGTCGGAGACCAGCCAATCGTCGGCTAGTGCCAATTTTCAAATATACACCTGTCGGTACGAAATGAGCAACGTGTTGCAACTGCGGTTTAACTATCCGGCTAATGAAGATACAATAGTTGATACACTGGTGGTCAGCCGGGTTTACTCGGATGTAGGCAAGCAGGAAGACCTAAGCGTTAACGACAGCATACCCGAAAATGGGAGTCTTACAGTTAGCGTTCCGATTGATGAAGAGCGAGATCAAATTCAGGTGTTTTTGGAGATTGACCAAGACGACGTTCCGGTTCGGGAAGTGAATGTGTTGTACCGACGCGATACTTTTCAGGTACCTACTTGCTTGGCGCAAAACCGCTATCAGGTAGATTCAGTGTGGATGACTGATACTACTCGGCTGTTTGCTCCTGAAATTACCGAAGAACTTCTCAATATCAATAATCCTACGAATGCTCAGGTTTCTATTCGGTAG
- a CDS encoding tetratricopeptide repeat protein: MDKSNDMSREEWIDRYLKNNLNPEELQQFRAKIQQDTALQQEVEDTQIAQALLQHQGLKNEIKAVRAAMKAEESQPELAEKGAGTFSTQQKPSKVEAEENVKAVPMYQWMGRVAAGLAIVLVGYLTIQYATLSPERLYEEKIASEPPYLGLSNRSMEDREDTIADQVRVEYQFGNYEEVLRLYGELETPTFAETFRAGYAYLEQERTGEAIAAFQRVMQDQNAFMIKDKAEYYLALAYLQDGQIETAVGMLEGIRKNDDHDYEDSLSSLYLWRLRLLKMKY, from the coding sequence ATGGATAAATCAAACGATATGAGTAGGGAAGAGTGGATTGACCGCTATTTGAAAAATAACCTGAATCCGGAAGAGCTTCAGCAGTTCCGAGCCAAAATACAGCAGGATACCGCACTACAGCAAGAGGTTGAAGATACCCAGATAGCACAGGCTCTACTTCAGCACCAAGGACTCAAGAATGAGATAAAAGCCGTGCGAGCAGCTATGAAAGCCGAAGAAAGCCAACCGGAGTTAGCTGAAAAGGGTGCTGGTACTTTCTCTACTCAGCAGAAACCATCGAAAGTAGAAGCTGAAGAAAACGTGAAAGCAGTACCAATGTACCAGTGGATGGGTCGGGTAGCGGCCGGATTGGCTATTGTATTAGTAGGGTATTTAACCATTCAGTACGCCACACTTTCACCCGAGCGTTTGTACGAAGAGAAAATTGCCAGTGAGCCTCCGTACCTTGGCCTCTCTAACCGAAGTATGGAAGATCGAGAAGATACTATAGCCGACCAAGTGCGGGTTGAGTACCAGTTTGGTAATTATGAAGAGGTACTTCGCCTGTACGGCGAGTTAGAAACCCCCACCTTTGCCGAAACATTTCGGGCTGGATACGCCTACTTGGAACAAGAACGTACCGGTGAAGCTATTGCGGCTTTCCAGCGGGTAATGCAGGATCAAAATGCGTTCATGATTAAGGACAAAGCTGAATACTATCTAGCACTCGCGTACCTTCAGGATGGGCAGATTGAAACAGCTGTGGGTATGTTGGAAGGAATTCGTAAAAACGATGACCACGACTACGAGGACTCTCTAAGCAGTTTGTACCTGTGGCGATTGCGCTTACTGAAAATGAAATATTAG
- a CDS encoding trans-sulfuration enzyme family protein — MKKATTCVHAGNNNHNPAHGLNTPVYTSSAFGYLDTQENIYPRYYNTPNQEVVVQKLCALEQGEAGLLFGSGMAAISTAMLALLQAGDHVILQRDLYGGTHHFVTTELERVGISYTLVEEPTVDQLEVAVQPTTKLVYIETPSNPLLKITDVAAVGSWAQQHKLISVIDNTFASPINQNPIPLGVDVVLHSGTKYLGGHSDLCFGAVITSQSLRDRIYATAINLGGSINAATCALIERSLKTLSLRVAQQNRNAQAIAEFLQQHPAVNQVHYPGLADHPGHETAKQQMQGFGGMLSFEPRVDGSDGAERLMRQLKIITPAISLGGIESLVCAPAKTSHIKLSAEERRLVGVSDELLRISVGIEDTEDLVEDLQQALV, encoded by the coding sequence ATGAAAAAGGCAACTACCTGTGTCCACGCGGGCAATAATAATCATAATCCGGCTCACGGATTGAACACTCCCGTATACACTTCTTCCGCTTTTGGCTATCTGGATACCCAAGAAAATATCTATCCACGCTACTACAATACTCCCAACCAAGAAGTAGTCGTTCAGAAGCTATGTGCTTTGGAGCAGGGCGAAGCGGGCTTATTGTTCGGGTCGGGAATGGCGGCGATCAGCACTGCTATGCTAGCCCTATTGCAGGCGGGCGATCATGTAATTTTACAACGCGACCTCTACGGTGGCACCCATCATTTTGTAACTACCGAATTAGAGCGCGTTGGAATTTCCTATACCCTGGTAGAAGAACCTACCGTAGATCAACTAGAAGTAGCCGTTCAACCTACCACAAAGTTGGTGTACATTGAAACTCCGTCGAATCCGCTACTTAAAATTACTGACGTGGCAGCGGTTGGTAGCTGGGCGCAGCAGCACAAGTTAATCAGCGTCATTGACAATACCTTTGCTTCCCCAATTAATCAGAACCCTATTCCGCTGGGTGTTGATGTGGTTCTTCACAGTGGGACGAAGTACTTAGGCGGGCACAGCGATTTATGCTTTGGTGCGGTAATTACCTCTCAATCGCTTCGTGACCGTATTTACGCTACGGCGATCAATCTGGGTGGATCAATCAACGCGGCTACCTGCGCCCTGATTGAGCGAAGCCTAAAAACCCTTTCGTTGCGGGTAGCTCAGCAAAACAGAAACGCCCAGGCGATTGCCGAGTTTTTGCAGCAACATCCAGCTGTGAATCAGGTGCATTACCCCGGTTTAGCCGATCATCCCGGGCACGAGACGGCTAAGCAGCAAATGCAGGGCTTCGGGGGAATGCTTTCCTTTGAACCGCGAGTAGACGGCAGCGATGGAGCGGAAAGACTCATGCGACAGCTAAAAATTATTACTCCCGCTATTAGTTTGGGTGGCATAGAATCTTTGGTCTGTGCCCCGGCTAAAACCTCGCACATCAAGCTCTCTGCCGAAGAACGACGACTGGTTGGCGTGAGCGATGAGCTTCTACGTATCTCAGTGGGTATTGAAGATACGGAAGACCTAGTGGAAGATTTACAGCAAGCTTTAGTGTGA